A single window of Pyxidicoccus xibeiensis DNA harbors:
- a CDS encoding alpha-amylase family glycosyl hydrolase produces the protein MSSRIHQPSRPSTSSSSSTPAAKEPRAKDPQAPAKAATATPPRAPVKDFFDDVRQQRSAELQRQKPSPADRGPAARALPQAEARRPLPTARTGLTAPAQPSSRPGMGAVPYDGGTTFRVWAPNAQRVQVAGDFSNWQPVELQREPSGNFSLDVAGAHHGQQYQYVVQGKYGDWRWKGDPRANDVTNSTGNSVIVDHKAYQWKHDWEFQMPPWNEAVVYEMHVGTFNDSPGWGPGNWQSAIDKLDHLKDLGINVVELMPSAEFAADFSWGYNPAFLNAPESAYGSPDDLKRFVDEAHKRGIGVVMDVVYNHLGPSDVPHWDFDGETYGKGGSYFYTDSRASTPWGDTRPDYGRHEVRDYLRDNAMMWLRDYHMDGLRLDATKEIRNANGEVNPQGWQLLKEINDAVNREFPQKLIIAEDLGNEPGVTHPQGAGFDSQWDSNFVHPVRAALTAFSDSERDMDAVARAIGFKYNGQATQRVIYTESHDEVANGKQRLPSEVGGWDAGGYHAKKRSLIGAALTMTSPGIPMLFQGQEFLEDGHFQDGDPLDWQKKQTFAGINQAYGDLIKLRRNWNDNTAGLRGENVNVHHVNNNDKVVAFHRWDKGGPGDDTIVVVNFGGKQLSNYELGLPSDGTWKVRFNSDWQGYSGDFGNAKSFDVGGRWSGKDGLPASGTLSELGPYSVVVLSRDK, from the coding sequence ATGTCATCCCGGATCCATCAGCCGAGCCGTCCCTCCACCTCCAGTTCGTCCTCCACCCCGGCCGCGAAGGAGCCGCGTGCGAAGGACCCGCAGGCGCCCGCGAAGGCCGCCACCGCCACGCCCCCGCGCGCGCCGGTGAAGGACTTCTTCGACGATGTCCGCCAGCAGCGCAGCGCCGAGCTGCAGCGTCAGAAGCCCTCGCCGGCGGATCGGGGCCCCGCTGCACGGGCGCTGCCCCAGGCGGAAGCCCGCCGCCCCCTCCCGACGGCGCGGACCGGGCTCACGGCACCGGCCCAGCCCTCCAGCCGCCCCGGCATGGGCGCGGTTCCCTATGACGGAGGCACCACCTTCCGGGTGTGGGCACCGAATGCCCAGCGCGTGCAGGTGGCGGGCGACTTCAGCAACTGGCAGCCGGTGGAGCTGCAGCGCGAGCCGAGCGGCAACTTCTCGCTCGACGTCGCCGGTGCCCACCATGGCCAGCAGTACCAGTACGTCGTCCAGGGCAAGTACGGCGACTGGCGCTGGAAGGGGGACCCGCGCGCCAACGACGTCACCAACTCCACGGGCAACTCGGTCATCGTCGACCACAAGGCCTACCAGTGGAAGCACGACTGGGAGTTCCAGATGCCGCCGTGGAACGAGGCGGTCGTCTACGAGATGCACGTGGGCACCTTCAACGACTCGCCCGGCTGGGGCCCCGGCAACTGGCAGAGCGCCATCGACAAGCTGGACCACCTGAAGGACCTGGGCATCAACGTCGTCGAGCTGATGCCCTCGGCCGAGTTCGCCGCCGACTTCAGCTGGGGCTACAACCCCGCCTTCCTCAACGCGCCCGAGAGCGCCTACGGCAGCCCGGATGACCTGAAGCGCTTCGTCGACGAGGCGCACAAGCGCGGCATCGGCGTGGTGATGGACGTCGTCTACAACCACCTGGGCCCGAGCGACGTGCCGCACTGGGACTTCGACGGCGAGACGTACGGCAAGGGCGGCAGCTACTTCTACACGGACTCGCGCGCCAGCACGCCCTGGGGCGACACCCGTCCGGACTACGGCCGCCACGAGGTGCGCGACTACCTGCGCGACAACGCGATGATGTGGCTGCGCGACTACCACATGGACGGCCTGCGGCTGGACGCCACCAAGGAGATCCGCAACGCGAATGGCGAGGTCAACCCGCAGGGCTGGCAGCTCCTCAAGGAAATCAACGACGCGGTGAACCGCGAGTTCCCCCAGAAGCTCATCATCGCCGAGGACCTGGGGAACGAGCCGGGCGTCACCCATCCGCAGGGCGCGGGCTTCGACAGCCAGTGGGACAGCAACTTCGTGCACCCGGTGCGCGCCGCCCTCACCGCCTTCTCCGACAGCGAGCGGGACATGGACGCGGTCGCCCGGGCCATCGGCTTCAAGTACAACGGCCAGGCCACCCAGCGCGTCATCTACACGGAGAGCCACGACGAGGTGGCCAATGGCAAGCAGCGCCTGCCCAGTGAGGTGGGCGGCTGGGACGCGGGCGGCTACCACGCCAAGAAGCGCTCGCTCATCGGCGCGGCGCTCACCATGACGAGCCCCGGCATCCCCATGCTCTTCCAGGGGCAGGAGTTCCTCGAGGACGGCCACTTCCAGGACGGCGACCCGCTCGACTGGCAGAAGAAGCAGACCTTCGCCGGCATCAACCAGGCCTATGGCGACCTCATCAAGCTGCGGCGCAACTGGAACGACAACACCGCGGGCCTGCGTGGGGAGAACGTCAACGTCCACCACGTGAACAACAACGACAAGGTCGTCGCCTTCCACCGCTGGGACAAGGGCGGGCCGGGGGACGACACCATCGTCGTCGTCAACTTCGGTGGGAAGCAGCTCTCCAACTACGAGCTGGGCCTGCCCTCGGACGGCACCTGGAAGGTGCGCTTCAACAGCGACTGGCAGGGCTACTCCGGCGACTTCGGCAACGCGAAGAGCTTCGACGTGGGCGGCCGCTGGAGCGGCAAGGACGGCCTGCCCGCGAGCGGGACGCTCAGCGAGCTCGGTCCCTACAGCGTGGTCGTCCTCTCGCGCGACAAGTAG
- a CDS encoding serine/threonine-protein kinase produces MHCPDVETWRAWRMGTLPPEQQRELAAHRETCERCRSHTSSGSPTVTDASEASAPSATPVSPRPLMRGSSVGRYVVLEPVGSGGMGVVYAAYDPKLDRKVALKLVRTDVEGRGTGPAWQQRLLEEAQALARISHPHVVSVHDTGGYQDQVFLAMELVEGGTLRDWLKAAPRAWRDTLQVLLQAGRGLAAAHASGLVHRDFKPDNVLMGTDGRVRVTDFGLALREAEPEARGPRRSGVAGTRGYQAPEVLAGAPADARSDQFAFCVSLHEALFGRRPFDEGFGEPLPPPRDVRVPAGVRRALLRGLALESQARHPSMDALLQALEAELGVARTRWLAVAGVALAVLAGGGLFSYVSGREQRACAEAASLEGLWDGARQAEAARAFAALSTPFAADAWTRVKPLLNAYSSAWSSQTRDNCEATRVRAEQPEERYRQRSLCLERRRDELRALGDLFGQADEEVARMAVQSVRTLIPVTQCGPGEAGLLDEEAAAPSALRAQVARARVLRSAGRYAQGAELAREAAERAPPGSALQAEALLWLGTLKGLAGDLREAEKRLHEALLAAERSRQRELVAMAWIQLVNTVGVQQGRVEDGQRHASHAEAVVASLDRPARLEQALSMHVGNLFWRAGKPAEAVRHLRRALELQEQELGSEHVDVALTLHTLSGVLRGQARFAEARDVSQRGLDLRKKLLGPEHPDVAASLHMLGTLAREMDDLPNALALQQQSLSLRERVLGPEHPDVAASANHLAIALTEMGRLEESRPYLQRALAIREKALGPEHAEVGLTLNGLGVLAFLRHQNEDALRFFERSLVIKEKALGKEHPSVAFATCNIGIVLHRLGRQKEAWEWHQRALAVRLKTYGERHDDVAYSLTEMGEVLRALGRLDEAWAHHERALRIYRELGRDHVSSASGPLKGMAEVHLARGQGAEAATLFAQALKLLESVPTSPVDLAETRFALARALMVQGRREEALTGARRARTELEATGEAGQHSLGEVRQWLTRHEPRAATAGRRP; encoded by the coding sequence ATGCACTGCCCGGACGTCGAGACCTGGAGGGCCTGGCGCATGGGGACGCTGCCCCCGGAGCAGCAGCGGGAGCTCGCGGCGCACCGGGAGACGTGTGAGCGATGCCGCAGCCACACCTCCTCCGGGAGCCCGACGGTGACGGATGCGTCGGAGGCGTCAGCCCCGTCGGCCACGCCGGTGTCGCCCCGCCCGTTGATGCGGGGCTCGAGCGTGGGGCGCTACGTGGTGCTGGAGCCGGTGGGCTCGGGTGGGATGGGCGTGGTGTACGCGGCGTATGACCCGAAGCTCGACCGCAAGGTGGCGCTCAAGCTGGTGCGCACGGACGTGGAGGGCCGGGGCACCGGGCCCGCATGGCAGCAGCGCCTGCTCGAGGAGGCGCAGGCACTGGCGCGCATCTCCCACCCGCACGTCGTCTCCGTGCACGACACCGGCGGCTACCAGGACCAGGTGTTCCTGGCGATGGAGCTCGTGGAGGGAGGCACTCTGCGCGACTGGCTGAAGGCGGCCCCGCGTGCGTGGCGCGACACGCTCCAGGTGCTGCTCCAGGCGGGGCGGGGGCTGGCGGCCGCGCACGCCTCGGGGCTGGTGCACCGGGACTTCAAGCCCGACAACGTCCTGATGGGCACGGATGGGCGGGTGCGGGTGACGGACTTCGGCCTCGCCCTGCGGGAGGCGGAGCCCGAAGCACGGGGCCCCCGCCGGAGCGGGGTGGCGGGCACGCGCGGCTATCAGGCCCCGGAGGTGCTGGCCGGGGCGCCGGCCGACGCGCGCTCCGACCAGTTCGCCTTCTGTGTGTCGCTGCACGAGGCCCTCTTCGGGCGCCGGCCCTTCGACGAGGGCTTCGGCGAGCCGCTTCCCCCTCCCAGGGACGTGCGGGTCCCCGCGGGAGTCCGCCGCGCGTTGCTGCGCGGGCTCGCCCTGGAGTCCCAGGCGCGCCACCCCTCCATGGACGCGCTGCTCCAGGCGCTGGAAGCGGAGCTGGGAGTCGCGCGCACGCGCTGGCTCGCCGTGGCCGGCGTCGCGCTGGCCGTGCTCGCCGGGGGCGGCCTCTTCTCCTACGTGAGCGGGCGCGAGCAGCGTGCGTGCGCCGAGGCCGCGAGCCTGGAGGGCCTGTGGGACGGGGCCCGCCAGGCCGAGGCCGCCCGGGCCTTCGCCGCGCTCTCCACGCCCTTCGCGGCGGATGCCTGGACACGCGTGAAGCCGCTGTTGAACGCGTACTCCAGCGCCTGGTCGTCGCAGACGCGGGACAACTGCGAGGCCACGCGCGTGCGGGCCGAGCAGCCCGAGGAGCGCTACCGCCAGAGAAGCCTCTGCCTGGAGCGGCGGCGCGACGAGCTGCGCGCCCTGGGGGACTTGTTCGGGCAGGCAGACGAGGAGGTGGCCCGCATGGCGGTGCAGTCCGTGCGCACGCTCATCCCCGTCACGCAGTGTGGCCCGGGCGAAGCCGGTCTCCTCGACGAGGAGGCAGCCGCGCCCTCTGCCCTGCGTGCGCAGGTGGCGCGGGCCCGGGTGCTGCGCAGCGCGGGCCGGTACGCCCAGGGCGCGGAGCTGGCGCGGGAGGCCGCCGAGCGCGCACCGCCCGGCTCCGCGTTGCAGGCGGAGGCCCTGCTGTGGCTCGGCACGCTGAAGGGGCTGGCAGGGGACTTGCGGGAAGCCGAGAAGCGCCTTCACGAGGCCCTGCTGGCGGCGGAGCGCTCCCGGCAGCGCGAGCTGGTGGCCATGGCGTGGATACAGCTCGTCAACACGGTGGGCGTCCAGCAGGGCCGCGTCGAGGACGGCCAGCGCCACGCGAGCCATGCCGAGGCGGTGGTGGCCTCGCTCGACAGGCCGGCCCGGCTGGAGCAGGCGCTGTCGATGCACGTGGGCAACCTCTTCTGGCGCGCGGGGAAGCCGGCGGAGGCCGTCCGACACCTGCGGCGCGCCCTGGAGCTGCAGGAGCAGGAGCTGGGCTCCGAGCACGTGGACGTGGCCCTGACGCTCCACACCCTGTCCGGCGTCCTGCGGGGGCAGGCCCGCTTCGCCGAGGCGCGCGACGTGTCCCAGCGGGGGCTTGATTTGCGCAAGAAGCTGCTGGGGCCGGAGCACCCGGACGTGGCCGCCTCGCTGCACATGCTGGGCACGCTGGCCCGTGAGATGGATGACCTGCCCAATGCGCTCGCGCTGCAGCAGCAGTCCCTGTCCCTGCGCGAGCGGGTGCTGGGGCCGGAGCATCCGGACGTGGCCGCCTCCGCCAACCACCTGGCGATTGCCCTGACGGAGATGGGGCGCCTGGAGGAGTCCCGGCCGTACCTGCAGCGGGCCCTGGCCATCCGCGAGAAGGCGCTGGGGCCGGAGCACGCGGAGGTGGGGCTCACGCTCAACGGGCTGGGCGTGCTCGCCTTCCTGCGCCACCAGAACGAGGACGCGCTGCGCTTCTTCGAGCGCTCCCTGGTCATCAAGGAGAAGGCGCTGGGGAAGGAGCATCCGAGCGTCGCGTTCGCCACCTGCAACATCGGCATCGTGCTCCACCGGCTCGGGCGGCAGAAGGAGGCCTGGGAGTGGCACCAGCGCGCGCTGGCGGTGCGGCTGAAGACCTACGGCGAGCGGCATGACGACGTGGCCTACTCGCTCACGGAGATGGGGGAGGTGCTGCGGGCCCTGGGCCGGCTGGACGAGGCGTGGGCCCATCACGAGCGCGCCCTGCGCATCTACCGCGAGCTGGGAAGAGACCACGTCTCCAGCGCGAGCGGCCCGCTGAAGGGAATGGCGGAGGTGCACCTGGCGCGCGGGCAGGGCGCCGAGGCGGCAACGCTCTTCGCGCAGGCGTTGAAGCTGCTGGAGTCCGTCCCGACGTCTCCCGTGGACCTGGCGGAGACGCGCTTCGCGCTGGCCCGCGCCCTGATGGTGCAGGGCCGGCGTGAGGAGGCGCTCACCGGGGCCCGCCGGGCCCGCACGGAGCTGGAGGCCACGGGAGAGGCCGGCCAGCATTCACTCGGGGAGGTGCGCCAGTGGCTGACGCGGCATGAGCCGCGCGCCGCGACAGCGGGCCGGAGGCCGTAA
- a CDS encoding glycoside hydrolase family 16 protein: protein MRTWKPRPGAGYALVLAMLFLALAPSQAAAQQTTVQRLGTPSLSAQPGQTVTLGMRFNAVPMPENYYVFVHFVDANGVQHSTLNADHLPPVGTSQWSGAVAYNVTKTLPSNLAHGTYTIRVGLYSMAAPLNRIALSAGTGVTVDGERRYTVGTLTVGNPQPTTSTVLQLSNPSLSAQPGQTVTLGMRFNAIPMPENYYVFVHFVDASGVQHSSLNADHQPPVGTSQWSGAVAYNVTRTLPSNLATGTYTIRVGLYSMAAPLNRIPLIAGSGVTVDGETRYTVGTLTVSGGTTTSGGPRGQDANQYVLTFSDEFDSGFNTSKWNDHIWYESPNPTINYKVSNSSLKIWPQRDASGNFFNRTIDTDGKFSQTYGYFEMEAKLPIGKGVWPAFWLYAHPGNDRPEIDIMEAYPGGGPGSWWGDANLHPVNYGLTLHKANADYTYHEKPYETKLRDFAPYTNGVDLSAAFHTYAVKWEPSGITFYFDGQQLGPKYQDTAGYYNRPMYILLDLWFGSASGTPDGSTPTGEGNSFEVKYVRAWRFK, encoded by the coding sequence ATGCGCACCTGGAAACCCCGCCCTGGCGCGGGCTACGCGCTCGTTCTCGCAATGCTGTTCCTTGCCCTGGCCCCGTCACAGGCCGCCGCCCAGCAGACCACGGTGCAGCGGCTCGGGACGCCCTCGCTGTCCGCCCAGCCGGGCCAGACGGTGACGCTCGGAATGCGGTTCAACGCCGTGCCGATGCCGGAGAACTATTACGTCTTCGTGCACTTCGTGGACGCCAACGGCGTGCAGCACTCCACGCTCAACGCCGACCACCTCCCTCCGGTGGGTACGTCGCAGTGGAGCGGCGCGGTGGCCTACAACGTCACCAAGACGCTGCCCTCCAACCTCGCGCACGGCACGTACACGATTCGCGTGGGGCTCTACTCCATGGCCGCCCCGCTCAACCGGATTGCCCTCTCCGCCGGCACCGGCGTCACCGTGGATGGTGAGAGGCGCTACACCGTCGGCACGCTCACCGTGGGCAACCCCCAGCCCACCACGTCCACGGTGCTCCAGCTCTCCAACCCGAGCCTGTCCGCGCAGCCGGGGCAGACGGTGACGCTGGGCATGCGGTTCAACGCCATCCCCATGCCGGAGAACTACTACGTCTTCGTGCACTTCGTGGACGCCAGCGGCGTGCAGCACTCCTCGCTCAACGCCGACCACCAGCCCCCGGTGGGCACCTCGCAGTGGAGCGGCGCGGTGGCCTACAACGTCACCCGGACGCTGCCTTCCAACCTCGCGACGGGCACGTACACCATCCGCGTGGGGCTCTACTCCATGGCCGCCCCGCTCAACCGCATCCCGCTCATCGCCGGCAGCGGCGTCACCGTGGATGGTGAGACGCGCTACACCGTCGGCACGCTCACCGTGTCGGGCGGCACCACCACGTCCGGCGGGCCTCGCGGGCAGGACGCGAACCAGTACGTGCTGACCTTCTCCGACGAGTTCGACAGCGGCTTCAACACCAGCAAGTGGAACGACCACATCTGGTACGAGTCCCCGAACCCGACCATCAACTACAAGGTCAGCAACAGCTCGCTGAAGATCTGGCCGCAGCGCGACGCGAGCGGGAACTTCTTCAACCGCACCATCGACACGGACGGCAAGTTCTCCCAGACGTACGGGTACTTCGAGATGGAGGCGAAGCTGCCCATCGGCAAGGGCGTCTGGCCCGCGTTCTGGCTGTATGCCCACCCCGGCAATGACCGCCCCGAAATCGACATCATGGAGGCCTACCCCGGCGGCGGCCCCGGCTCCTGGTGGGGTGACGCCAACCTGCACCCGGTGAACTACGGGCTCACGCTGCACAAGGCCAACGCGGACTACACGTACCACGAGAAGCCGTACGAGACGAAGCTGCGGGACTTCGCGCCCTACACCAACGGTGTGGACCTGTCCGCCGCCTTCCACACGTACGCGGTGAAGTGGGAGCCGTCCGGCATCACCTTCTACTTCGACGGGCAGCAGCTGGGGCCGAAGTACCAGGACACCGCCGGCTACTACAACCGGCCCATGTACATCCTGCTGGACCTCTGGTTCGGCAGCGCGAGCGGCACGCCCGACGGCAGCACCCCCACGGGCGAGGGCAACTCGTTCGAGGTGAAGTACGTCCGCGCCTGGCGCTTCAAGTAA
- a CDS encoding sigma 54-interacting transcriptional regulator gives MNQATPEPPRPGLVFIFSGGAPLFRSVPLDGSPLVLGREDAGGQPLPDERLSRQHAEVRREGSGWRVEDLGSRNGTYVDGEQVVGSRAFPAPRVLRLGNTLAVFHEDVRRLAGADVVVSPDAVRGPTFGAVLERVAPAALAGETLLITGESGTGKELAARAYHQSGPNARGRFVAVNCAAVPASVAERLLFGSRRGAYSGADADTDGYLQAADKGVLFLDEVAELPSEVQAKLLRVLETREVLALGAFRAQPVDVRVCSATHKDLRAAAAAGQFRADLYYRLAQAEVHLPPLRERLEDVPWLLVHALKGSAAPALHATYVEACLSRPWPGNVRELLGETRSAARAAAASGSRSLRAEHLDAEAGVALASPPPPATAAPQLDRAALEATLAEHGGNVSAAARALGLHRTQLYRLMQRWGLGTP, from the coding sequence TTGAACCAGGCAACGCCGGAGCCGCCGCGCCCCGGCCTCGTCTTCATCTTCTCGGGGGGTGCCCCCCTGTTCCGGTCGGTGCCGCTCGACGGAAGCCCTCTGGTGCTGGGCCGTGAGGACGCGGGCGGCCAGCCGCTGCCGGACGAGCGCCTCTCACGCCAGCACGCCGAGGTCCGTCGAGAGGGCTCGGGCTGGCGCGTGGAGGACCTGGGCAGCCGCAACGGCACGTACGTGGACGGGGAGCAGGTGGTGGGCAGCCGTGCCTTCCCAGCGCCCCGGGTGCTGCGGCTGGGCAACACGCTGGCCGTGTTCCATGAGGACGTGCGGCGGCTGGCCGGCGCGGACGTCGTCGTGAGCCCGGACGCGGTGCGCGGCCCCACCTTCGGTGCCGTGCTGGAGCGGGTGGCCCCGGCGGCCCTGGCCGGGGAGACGCTGCTCATCACCGGCGAGAGTGGCACCGGCAAGGAGCTGGCGGCGCGGGCCTACCACCAGTCGGGCCCCAACGCGCGGGGGCGCTTCGTCGCCGTCAACTGCGCGGCCGTGCCCGCCAGCGTGGCGGAGCGGCTCCTCTTCGGCTCGCGGCGGGGCGCCTACTCGGGCGCCGATGCGGACACGGACGGCTACCTGCAGGCCGCCGACAAGGGCGTGCTCTTCCTCGACGAGGTGGCGGAGCTGCCGTCGGAGGTCCAGGCCAAGCTGCTGCGGGTGCTGGAAACGCGGGAGGTGCTGGCGCTCGGGGCGTTCCGGGCCCAGCCGGTGGACGTGCGCGTCTGCTCCGCCACGCACAAGGACCTGCGTGCCGCGGCGGCCGCCGGCCAGTTCCGCGCGGACCTCTACTACCGGCTGGCCCAGGCCGAGGTGCACCTGCCTCCGCTGCGAGAGCGACTGGAGGACGTGCCCTGGCTGCTGGTGCACGCGCTGAAGGGCTCCGCCGCGCCGGCGCTGCACGCCACCTACGTGGAGGCCTGCCTGTCGCGCCCGTGGCCCGGCAACGTGCGTGAGCTGCTGGGAGAGACGCGGAGCGCGGCGCGTGCCGCTGCTGCCTCGGGGAGCCGCTCGCTGCGGGCCGAGCACCTGGACGCGGAGGCGGGCGTGGCGCTGGCCTCCCCGCCGCCGCCGGCCACCGCGGCACCACAGCTGGACCGGGCCGCGCTGGAGGCCACGCTGGCCGAGCACGGCGGCAACGTCAGCGCGGCGGCACGGGCGCTCGGCCTGCACCGCACCCAGCTCTACCGGCTGATGCAGCGCTGGGGGCTGGGGACGCCGTAG
- a CDS encoding LysR family transcriptional regulator encodes MKRDELNDLAAFVAIAEERSFTRAASKLGMSPSALSHAMKALEGRLGVRLLARTTRSVATTAAGEQLLKTLRPAFEEISAGLTHLDRLRDKPAGTVRITTFKHAAATVIWPVLPGFMREYPDIRVEVSIDDRLTDIVESRFDAGIRFSEKVARDMVAVRVGPDVRFAVVGTPSYFAEHPVPKTPRALVEHRCINYRMPTSGALGSWEFERSGRTFQVRVDGPLIVNDVDLVVAAALTGQGLAFIYEDMVANHIAAGRLIRVLGEWCPSFPAYFLYYPSRRQVPPALAAFVEAVRSTAPRRRSGRGASTTSTEGGG; translated from the coding sequence ATGAAGCGCGACGAGCTGAATGACCTGGCGGCCTTCGTGGCGATTGCGGAGGAGAGGAGCTTCACGCGCGCCGCGTCGAAGCTGGGCATGTCTCCGTCCGCCTTGAGCCACGCGATGAAGGCGCTCGAAGGCCGGCTGGGGGTGCGACTGCTGGCGCGGACGACCCGAAGCGTGGCGACGACCGCGGCGGGCGAGCAGCTGCTGAAGACCCTGCGCCCCGCGTTCGAGGAGATCAGTGCCGGGCTCACCCACCTGGACCGACTGCGCGACAAGCCCGCCGGCACGGTACGCATCACCACGTTCAAGCACGCGGCGGCCACGGTGATATGGCCCGTGCTCCCCGGCTTCATGCGTGAGTACCCGGACATCCGCGTCGAGGTCAGCATCGATGACCGCCTGACCGACATCGTCGAGAGCCGCTTCGACGCGGGCATCCGCTTCAGCGAGAAGGTCGCCAGGGACATGGTCGCGGTGCGCGTCGGCCCGGACGTGCGGTTCGCCGTCGTGGGGACACCTTCCTACTTCGCGGAGCACCCGGTGCCGAAGACACCGCGGGCGCTCGTCGAGCATCGCTGCATCAACTACCGGATGCCGACCTCTGGAGCGCTCGGTTCGTGGGAGTTCGAGAGGAGCGGTCGGACGTTCCAGGTCCGGGTCGATGGGCCGCTCATCGTCAATGACGTCGATCTGGTGGTGGCCGCCGCCCTGACGGGGCAGGGTCTGGCGTTCATCTATGAGGACATGGTGGCCAACCATATTGCCGCAGGCCGGCTCATCCGGGTCCTGGGGGAGTGGTGTCCGTCCTTCCCCGCCTACTTCCTCTACTACCCGAGCCGCCGCCAGGTGCCGCCGGCCCTCGCCGCGTTCGTCGAGGCAGTGCGCTCCACCGCACCCCGGAGGCGGTCCGGTCGTGGAGCGTCGACGACTTCGACGGAGGGCGGTGGATGA
- a CDS encoding aldo/keto reductase: MRYRQLGNTGLLVSELCLGTMTFGGGDVWSSIGQLQQAEAERLVARSLEAGINFIDTADVYSAGKSELITGAALKNLGVKRTDVVLATKAYGATGPGPNDRGASRAHIMDAVKASLQRLGTDYIDLYQMHGFDSVTPVEETVRALDDLVRQGLVRYVGCSNARAWQVMKAIGIAEKFGWARFESLQAYYTLAGRDLERDTVSMLKDQKVGLLVWSPLAGGLLSGKFGRDQAAPEGARRVSLNFPPVNEARAFDCIDAMRPIAAAHEVSVAQVALAWLLHQGHVTSVIVGAKRVEQLDDNIAATKLKLSTAELEALNAVSALPAEYPGWMLEYWVDQQRLP, translated from the coding sequence ATGCGCTATAGACAACTTGGCAACACCGGCCTGCTCGTGTCCGAGCTGTGCCTCGGCACGATGACCTTCGGAGGCGGCGACGTCTGGAGCAGCATCGGACAGCTCCAGCAGGCAGAGGCGGAGCGGCTCGTCGCCCGCTCCCTGGAAGCAGGCATCAACTTCATCGACACGGCGGACGTCTATTCCGCCGGCAAGTCCGAGCTCATCACCGGGGCGGCCCTGAAGAACCTCGGCGTCAAGCGGACGGATGTCGTCCTGGCGACCAAGGCCTACGGTGCGACCGGGCCGGGGCCCAACGACCGGGGCGCCTCGCGTGCCCACATCATGGACGCGGTCAAGGCGAGCCTGCAGCGGCTCGGCACCGACTACATCGACCTCTACCAGATGCACGGGTTCGACTCCGTGACGCCCGTGGAGGAGACGGTGCGGGCGCTCGACGACCTCGTCCGCCAGGGACTGGTGCGCTACGTCGGCTGCTCCAATGCGCGTGCCTGGCAGGTGATGAAGGCGATTGGCATCGCGGAGAAGTTCGGCTGGGCACGGTTCGAGAGCCTGCAGGCCTACTACACCCTGGCCGGGCGTGACCTCGAGCGCGACACCGTCTCGATGCTGAAGGACCAGAAGGTCGGTCTGCTGGTGTGGAGCCCGCTGGCGGGTGGCCTGCTCTCCGGCAAGTTCGGACGCGACCAGGCCGCTCCCGAGGGTGCACGCCGCGTCAGCCTGAACTTCCCGCCGGTCAACGAGGCCCGGGCCTTCGACTGCATCGACGCCATGAGGCCGATTGCCGCGGCCCATGAGGTGTCGGTCGCGCAGGTCGCGCTCGCGTGGCTGCTACACCAGGGCCATGTGACCTCGGTCATCGTCGGCGCGAAGCGGGTGGAGCAGCTCGACGACAACATCGCGGCGACGAAGCTGAAGCTCTCGACTGCCGAGCTGGAGGCGCTGAACGCGGTCAGCGCCCTCCCGGCGGAGTATCCCGGCTGGATGTTGGAGTACTGGGTCGACCAGCAGCGCCTTCCGTGA
- a CDS encoding MBL fold metallo-hydrolase has product MKALHRKDLYGWSRFDESRNLDFHSVLWVRPEGNVVFDPLPLSTHDAAHLRSLGGVAWAVLTNSEHVRATRELVADFGAKVAGPRAESETFPLKCDRWLADGETLVPGLVALEFHGSKTPGELAFLLEDTTLLTGDLIRGHLGGRLNLLPDAKLKDAARARASVRGLLARTRIDAVLVGDGWPVFRGGRAALEELVAALPHDT; this is encoded by the coding sequence ATGAAAGCCCTGCACCGCAAAGACCTCTATGGCTGGTCCCGCTTCGACGAGTCGCGCAACCTGGACTTCCACAGCGTCCTCTGGGTCCGCCCGGAGGGAAACGTGGTCTTCGACCCGCTCCCGCTGTCCACGCATGATGCCGCGCACCTGCGCTCGCTGGGTGGAGTGGCCTGGGCAGTGCTGACCAACTCGGAGCACGTGCGCGCCACCCGGGAGCTGGTCGCGGACTTCGGTGCGAAGGTGGCCGGCCCCCGCGCCGAGTCCGAGACCTTTCCGCTGAAATGCGACCGGTGGCTCGCCGATGGCGAGACGCTCGTCCCAGGCTTGGTGGCCCTGGAGTTCCACGGCTCCAAGACGCCCGGCGAGCTGGCCTTCCTCCTGGAGGACACGACGCTGCTGACGGGGGACCTCATTCGCGGCCACCTGGGCGGCCGGCTCAACCTTCTCCCGGACGCGAAGCTGAAGGACGCCGCCCGTGCGCGGGCCTCCGTCCGCGGCCTGCTGGCCAGGACGCGCATCGACGCGGTGTTGGTGGGGGACGGCTGGCCGGTGTTCCGAGGCGGACGCGCGGCACTGGAGGAACTGGTGGCCGCGCTGCCACACGACACCTGA